A stretch of DNA from Syngnathus acus chromosome 1, fSynAcu1.2, whole genome shotgun sequence:
gctaaaacttttcccgcaggtgcgcttaacgagggaatcacacggacactccattaggtacaccgccattttcaagtgtaccaataacaggccactttattagggaaatatcatggtcaaaggtcacaggtgtcaagctctagtcctcggggccgcgttccaatatgttttccaagtaccctcgttaagtgcacctgcgtgaaaagttttagccactttcacgttctgcaggagctaaaacttttcccgcaggtgcgcttaacgagggaatcacacggacactccattaggtacaccgccattttcaagtgtaccaataacaggccactttattagggaaatatcatggtcaaaggtcacaggtgtcaagctctagtcctcggggccgcgttccaatatgttttccaagttgccctcgttaagtgcacctgcgtgaaaagttttagccactttcacgttctgcagaagctaaaacttttcccgcaggtgcgcttaacgagggaatcacacggacactccattaggtacactgccattttcaagtgtaccaataacaggccactttattagggaaatatcatggtcaaaggtcacaggtgtcaagctctagtcctcggggccgcgttccaatatgtttgccaagttaccctcgttaagtgcacctgcgtgaaaagttttagccactttcacgttctgcaggagctaaaacttttcccgcaggtgcgcttaacgagggaatcacacggacactccattaggtacaccgccattttcaagtgtaccaataacaggccactttattagggaaatatcatggtcaaaggtcacaggtgtcaagctctagtcctcggggccgcgttccaatatgttttccaagttgccctcgttaagtgcacctgcgtgaaaagttttagccactttcacgttctgcaggagctaaaacttttcccgcaggtgcgcttaacgagggaatcacacggacactccattaggtacaccgccattttcaagtgtaccaataacaggccactttattcgggaaatatcatggtcaaaggtcacaggtgtcaagctctagtcctcggggccgcgttccaatatgttttccaagtaccctcgttaagtgcacctgcgtgaaaagttttagccactttcacgttctgcaggagctaaaacttttcccgcaggtgcgcttaacgagggaatcacacggacactccattaggtacaccgccattttcaagtgtaccaataacaggccactttattagggaaatatcatggtcaaaggtcacaggtgtcaagctctagtcctcggggccgcattccaacatgttttccaagttaccctcgttaagtgcacctgcgtgaaaagttttagccactttcacgttctgcaggagctaaaacttttcccgcaggtgcgcttaacgagggaatcacgacaaaaaaaataataataaaaaaaataacaggccactttattagggaaatatcatggtcaaaggtgtcaagctctagtcctcggggccgcattccaacatgttttccaagattcccttgTTAAGTgcaccctaataaagtggcctgttattttttttatttattatttttttttgtgttgtttacttgtatgtatattgtgtactatgtcttgtcattgtaggatagtgggaacgtaattacgatttctttgtgtgtctttgcatgtgaagaaattgacaataaagcagactttgattttgaatgtgtataataatcacaaaatatttaacacattggaagaaaaacatatacaaCATTTGAAATTTACAAGCTTGTTTATTGAATAAACCACATTTCCCAATACAATAGATTTTACTGTTATTTCAAACTCAATATTTTAAGATGTCTCGGAATGCCACATGGAGGAAAATCTTTCCAATCACCATCCGGTGGTTGAGGATGCTCTTTTGCTGAACTTGACGTTGATGACGCTTTTAAAGGTGGAGCTTTTGGTTGACCGCATGCTGGCATCTGTGAAAACAGAAAGGATGGAtcagtatatatatttaaaatcacTAACAATCATAACAGTTTCAAAGATGGATCGGTAAAGGTTCTGTATATTCCCCCCTTGCAATAGCTGtgtcatcataataataatacatataaTATTATTGATAGCATAATAAGAAACAAGTTGTGACTTCCAAATGTTCAATTTTTAAGTTGTTCCACACTACTGATTAATTTATCATGAAAGTTAGCAAAACGAGGTTAGCTTGCAGGACCTCACGagtgataataaataaataaacatgcatGCAATAAATTTTACCTGCATGTCAGCGAACGTTTAAGTTGTTCCACACTATGTTTGTCGATTAATTCTCAGGAAAGTTAGCAACACGTTACCTAGCTCGACCTTAGCAGAGTGAGAGCGAGCGCTATCGCAAAACGAAGCTTACCTTTCGACCAAGACGCGGActtcgttgaacgattcgtttgaacgaatcttttgagtgaactgattctaaaggttcagttcacttaaaagaaccgGAATGCACATCAGTACTGCACTATGACACACCAGAAATCTCCAGCACAGCACCTCAGCACGCCAGTGGGAGGAGTGAGAAGGGCATAGCATGAATATTGGGCATTTTACAGCATGGCCGGTTTAAATTGTCTTACGTGTTAATGCTTTACTTAGAATTGGCAGAGTACTTTTTagtaaaatactttttttagaTAATGTTCGATGACACGCTACAAGTTTTATAACGCATCATTCTGATGAATATTCTCCCTAATATCTAACTTTCACAGATACTAGATagattcatattccacaactgcaatattaatcagaatgccatGTTTACTCTTGTGGTGCCGCATGCATCTTCATAAGACAAAGATGAGAGGAGCGACACCCAGAACACCAGCTTTATTATAGACAGGTCacagacattaaaaaaaaaaagcaaacctcAATTAAGTTTATTCATATTTCACCAATAGAGTCCTCAAACACAGCAGGCACGCATGCACTGGAGCATGTCAGTAGAACTGGCTTGCCCTCACACTATTTCCAAGTAACTGAAAGCAATCGCAAGTCTTTCTGCTGGAGGGGTTGCGAGGGCTCTGTCTCTCACATTATTTACACTCACTACACTTTAATACCAACAATCGATACCAATAATTTGTCAATAAAATAGGGTTATACCCATAgactaaaacaaaaaccaaaagccGACAAAAGAGATGGTCATGTTTCAGAGCGGGAATAGAGgaggaagaaacaaaaaggcGGTTGGGTTTGTGATCAATAAATTGGGTTTACCTTGAGAACCTAATACTGAAATATTCCGTAAAACATGGCCGAAAATTAACATGGTGGCTTTGACCAAACAGCGAGCCTTGAATGTTGCGATTGGCCAAGGAGGAAGGAACCTGAGCATGTGTGTGGCGGGGGAGAAGGGGGATTCTTGTGTTCTAAGGACCTGCACACGCACTAGAGAGAAAGGCTTGATGCACCCGTGCCGTGTTAAATAGAAatacgcgcgcacgcacacacacatgaagacCTAAAATGTTCTTTGGAGACAGCGAGGTCAGGCCTCTCGTTAGTCCGTCCATCCGTTTGTGTCTGTCGTAGGAGACAATAAAGTCTGTTTGCATAGGCAGGCAGTGGGAAGGAGCATCCGAAAAAAGGGGAGCCTGTGGCAGTGGTTGGTGAAGAAGCCTTGGTCCATGTGTGCGCGTGCCACTCTGTGCACATGACGCTCCTCCCCAAAAACGAAGGCCCCGCACCCGCACGCCCTGCTCACAAGGTGGCCTCCTTCTGCCGCTCACGTCCGTTAGATGTCTTTTTAACTTTGGAGATGCCCTCCAGAGCACCCGACTCCGTGACGCTGCACATACGGAAAATCAATCCAGTGAATGGTAATATGTTTCAATGTCGCTGACATTTAAAATTGAGTAAAGGGTTACATTTCATCCATCtcctcatcttcttcatcCTGGGGCAGCTGGAGATAAGGATTGTTGGAGGCAGGCCGGAATTTGTAGCCCGTCAACACAAAGAAGATCAGAGTGGATACTTCCACAAGAAACTGAGGAGGGTAGTGGCGAGACAAATGTTAATATCACCACCGCCGCCATTTCATTTGACTGTGTTTTACTTCAATGGTACCTCATAGCACCACTGCCACTGGAAGGGCATGGTGACCTTCAAGAGAATGGCGATGATCCGTGTGAAGTAGATGTAACACACAATctgaaggaaggaaaagagCAATCAGGTCACCGGGTCAATAGACAAGCAATGTAAACGAGTTGCTGGCCGAATCCCACCATGACGTAGTAGTGACGGAAGAGCTTGAGCTTCTCTAAATTCATGGCAGCTGgaggtcaaaaacaaaatcaaatccatCGTTCATATGATTGCATTCCATTTGATATTTGGGAAACTCACCTTTTCCATCCGTGCTCGAAGCCTCTTGGAGGTGACGGATGGACCTGCAAAACACAttagacaataaaaaaaaaaacaatgctctGCTGAGTTctttcaaatgcaaaacacTGACAACTGACCAGACGACCGGGAACAGGATGGCGCCGCAGCAAATGAGGTCGACCAAGAAGAGGATCTCCTTCCACAGGGGGTACTCGCTGGAGCCTTCTTCTGTGGACTCGATGATAATGTAGGCCACGTTGGCCAGGCACTGCAGCCGTAAACACGCCAGCGCGTCAACAACGACAACAAAAATCACTTCGGGGCCTTGCACGACAAGTTTGACCTGCAAGGGGATGACGATCATAAAGATTTTCTTCTCCTTATCAGACAGGATGTACTTGACAAAAGCCCAGCCAGTGCCGATCAGTGCCAGCGTGATGAACAGCAGCGCCCCCTTGAGCCTGGGAGGGAGCGTTAGGAGTCACACGCAAAGCagatttttgtacaaaaatggCAGAGTCGCCAGCCTCACAGGTGAGTGATGTAATACATGACGGCCCAGCCTTCGATGGGATGACCCTCGGTGTTGATGAAGTGATAGTTGatctgaaaaacaacaagaaaggCTTTGAATGATTTCCCTTCCTCCATAATACTTTACTTCTAAATCATAAAGTCATATCCAGGATGCACTTAATTATTCATgatagcacttttttttttttttttcccccgtatGGACATGGCTGTGGGCAGTGTGCGCTGTGGTTTGTACTCACGCTGTGGAAAACCAGCGAGGTGGACTTGGTGAAGGCCAGTGCCGCCATAAGCCAGTGGATCTTAAAGACGCTGTACCTGCAGACACAAGGCAACCGACATTGGTGATCTCTCCAAATTCTCCTTCAAGTGAGGGACCTGCACCCAGTTACTTGCTTTACCTGTGCTTCATCAACGTGTACACCCACACCATTGCGGCGACGAAGAAGACTCCGGCCATACCGATGTAGAGGCGGGAGAGCGGGATTTCGGCCGCCGACAGGAAGCCACCAGGATTCTTCTCTGTCATCTCCAGCTACGAAGGACACGCTAAGGTTCAATTGAGTGTGTGGGgttgtggtggtgggttggcacGAGACCACAGTCAACTCACGGTGAAGGAGTATGGCCGGTTGATGCCAGGCACCATGTTCTGGCAGTAGTAGAAGTTCAAGTTGTACAGGCCTTCGGCCAGCAGGCCCAAAAGCAGATGAAActgtggaagaggaggagggggaggagaaggaggaggtcaGAACCAATCAAATGCCTGCGTCTCGCGAAGAGAGTGTTGAAAGTGCTCTTACGTTGAACGCGTAGGTGTCATTCACTTTCTCCAAAGCTAGCGTCAGCTGTTTGGTGGACGCCAACTAAATGCAAACACGTTAGGtcattttgactttcacaTCACGGACGCAGGAGGAGACTATCGAGTCACCTGGAATTCAGTTGTCATCTTTTCTGGCGTCTTAGCTTCCTTCGTCTGATCCACGGCCTCTGCGTTTGTTTCCACCTTGGCCTCATCGGCCGTTTTGTCAGACGACTTTGCCGTTTTGTCAGACGACTTTGCCGTTTCGTCAGGCGACTTATCGTCGCCTTGGGCCTGCTCCGCCGGCTTAGCTGGAGTCTCAGCAGGAGACTCCCGGCTGGACCTCTGACCTGAAGCACACAAACATCCCAATTTGGTACTGCTTGCAAAACGCAGAATATTTCAGTTTAAGGCCGACAATATAACACTTTTCTATTCAGCTAGCAATCAGCAGTATAACATCTAAAAGTAAAGCCAACCCCTTTCTTCCATTGATcgtgttaaaataaaattgacgtTGGAAATGACAGACCTTTCTCTTTGGTCTTCGGTTTGCCGGTCAATATGTTGTCTTGATCACCGAGGACACGCACGTTGACGCTACACAGCGAGAGCACGGAGAACATTAAGAACATTCTGACAACgtcaacacacgcacacaaacacccaCCTGAGATCGTTGATGTCAATAAGAAAGAGAATGAGCGGTTCATTGTTGGTTACTTTAGTGAGTGTGAGAGGGCACGTCTCAGTCTCTTCGGCCTGAGagaaaaagggagggggggggcatgtaaacaaatgtattgttaTTCCCGTCTAATGATAATTATGTTGTCATATTCCAGGAACAATGGGCAATTTTAAATGGGACATATCacacagcacaaaaaaaaaaagccagcatATTTGTAAGTCGTTTTTTACAAACATCAAATGACCAAATGCAGAAAACAGGAGAACGGTGACGAGTTCcgaaatggacaaaaaagagGTGGATTCATTTCCCACAAACACAATGTTATCCAgaataatagaaataaaaattcaccCAATACCAATTAGCTCAAAAATATGACCCAAATTTCCTCTCACATGATCGGATTGTGGCAAATACTCACTGTGTAAGATAAGACTCCGCTCACACGGGCCCTGGAGAGGCTAAACCCAacctgaaatgaaacaaaaagaaagagcaaATGTGTAATGAATGACACGATGAAGATAGATGtgatttttctccccccctcaGCACAAGAGAACACGTGGACCAAAACAGCCTGTTGTTGCAGACAGCTCAACGTAAAGCTTCTTACTGGGTGTGCACTATAGTTGACAAGCTGCTGGGGGATGCGGAGAGAGTGGAGGTTCACATCCAGAGTCCCGTTAGCATAAAAGCCAAAAGTATTGAGGTGGACGAAGAAGCGAGTTTCATTCTGGAAAAACAAGATCAATTCATtagtgacacacaaacaactcCATATCAGTTAataaggtgtgtgtgtgtgtgtgtgtgtgtgtgtgtgtgtgtgtgtgtgtgtgtgtgtgtgtgtgtagggggggCTCACGAAAATGTACCTgtcaacacaaaatatttgcgACAGTAAAGACTCGCAGTACAACCACATTGTATTTTACACTTACATAGCTGAATAAAGCGAACTAACCGGCTCTAGAGGCATGCTAGTTCCCCGAGCTAATAAGACTGTGATTCACGGTTTTCTGACTTACCTTCAGGATGAGTTTGTGTATCCTTGCCTTACTACCATCCAGAAGAAAGACGAGAACTAATGCGGCCACGACGCCAACTCGGTGCGCCACAGCCAtgtttccaaaatgaaaagctATGCTACCGAGCCAAAACGATGGACGGAGCGGCCGCTATCGGtctcacaacaacacaccagGGGAAACGTAGTGAGAAGATAGCCGTCGAAATTTAAGTAGAATCGCGTCGTATTGTCAAAAAAACACTAGTGGTCTGATATGCTGCGCTTTCATCGCAACGGCATCATACGGCACTTAGCATTTAGCTATTAGCTCATCTCGCTTCCTGGTGTTCGACTCGTATGACAATTGCCAAACATTCAACAAGGAACAGGCGACGACGTCATCAGTCCGCGTCACGTTTGTGACGTATCGAAGCGACGAAACAACAAATGCGCTGTTAAATAGGCAGTTGTAGAATCGACAAACAATGCGTTTTGTTTTCTAACGGgcggattttttatttttttacaacatttagcattctattctattctaacaTGAGTCACGTGACTCGCAATGTTAACTGACAGCAACTTCCGGCTCCACGTCTCCCTGGCCGCGATGATAACGTCACAAGTCTGACACGTGGAATGTTGCACCCGTGGGTTGGTTTGCAAATACGCAGGGAATAAGCCAAtctttaatgcattttattataCATTTAAATAGTACATCTTTTCGAATTCAAAGAAACCCAAAGCCTTGCGAACTATAGAAACATGTATGTCATTACAGAGAATTAATAAAACCTGACCCCCTAGCAATCTAGCTATCTCTTTCTTCTGTTGTATTGCCTTTTTGTGCATTTGATAGACATAGTTCACTATTAcgttgtgtatttttgtcatattttgtaACTTGATgtttcaataaaaatgttttttaaaaaaatgggtcAACCTTGGATGGAGAACTAGTGATcatttttcatccatccattttctgtagtgCTTGTGCCCACTGGGAtgacgggcgtgctggagcttatccctggcagtaggcgggggacaccctgaacacTTTTTGGAATTGGAATTtttcgcacacacacacactctggaGCTCAATGCCTTCTTGCCCAGTGTGCTGCTGCACTCCACACCATTATTCTTgaccctcccttccttcctcccccgATATACCAACACAAAACGCCCATGGTGCCTTTGAGGGGCCACAGCAAAGGAATTGCCTGATCATcagcttcacacacacacatacacacacacagtcccaTAAAAGCCTGAAGCCCCTCCAAAGTCTCACAGTGAGGTGTTGCCGCCTGGTGAAGTTACTTACATGCTGTatttctgctgctgcttgagACGTCACCGGAGATACAGAAAATACGTGAAGGATGTGTACCCCAAGTTCACTCAAGGTGACTTTGGTGCTTCACCTGTTTTGCTCAGGTAAGTAATATCAAAAACAGGCGGGGACAAAATGACGAGACCAAAACTATAGAATGTATTGTGCTACAATACACTGAAAGGCAATAACAACAAAGACTTACTGTATGCAGAAGGGTAGTAATGGAAGTGACTTTATTAGAACTGTATAAAATTGTAGGACATTAGAAAATTATTGCTCCTTGGTAATTTGTCGGTTCAAATAAACGCGGCTAAATATTTACAGGATGACAGTATACATCACATGGCAAAATCCTTGTAAATTGTTTACAATGTATTTTCAGAACAACTATAAATTCTGGACAGGACATTACATGATTTTCTGTACTTTACCAaaattttaacaaaaatataagATACAacgcaagaaaaaaaacttgtaaaTTGctaatgtcatttaaaaataattgtaaattaTTATAGGATGTTTCAAGACTTTTTGGACTTCAATGAGTTTTCAGGAAATACAACCAAATAATGACACAGCATATTTAGAACACTTTTGTACACAATAATGGTCAAAAGATCTTAATAGTGTAGTTTAATAACATGGGGgcattcatttgaattcatCTGTATTGTGCCAGCCAACAGTTTTCAGCACCTGAcaaattgatatttttaaagtgaaaaaacaaaagagtccTTGTAAATTTTCTCGTATGATTTATGTCCCCCTGAGTCATAGGAAAACTTGAGGTACGCACAAAATCTCATGCACAAGCAGAATCATGTGGGAGGAGAAGGTGCTTTGGGGTCCAGTGGAACAATGGTAGGAGAAAAGAGGAGCCAGTTCTTTGGTAGTTGGGCAGGgtgtccttccttccttagAGGAACACATTGGGCGTATTCAGCCAGCAATAAAACAATGGTACACAATAGATCATCTAAAAACAGTCTGATTTCACGAGATGGCAAAATTCAATTGACCTTTGTCTGCTTTGCGTAATCATGACTCATGTCCATTTGCAATGGAAAATGAATTCGACATTGCATTTGAGTTCCCttcaatttaaatgtaaaaaaaaaagacaaactgaCTGGCTCAGCTCCTTGTGTAAAATGAAGAATACAAGACTGTCAGTATGGTTACATTAGCTGGTGTGTTTGTTGGTTTGTGTGTTCAGTTTCAAATagatattgtaaatatttacaaGCTGTCCATGACCCAACCAAAACTCAGTAGTTAGGAATCACTAGGTTAAAAAGTTAGCTATGAGCCAGATATTTACagcaaaatacaaatggcTGACGAATGGATAAATAAGGtgttgtttgttagcattagcatgaaGGTAGCAGATAACAGGATATTTGATGTGAAGTTATTCTGACGCAAcgtctttgttttatgtttaattTTGGCGGGAGCGAGGAGTGGGATACAACAGTTGAgccactttttttaaaagacattttcaatatttgcaAAAGTGCTGAGCCAAGTTCACTGCCGTCAAACACCGTTTGTATCCCAAGTCTACGCTTGCAAGTCCAAGCAAGTATATCAAAATGTACAATTTGGGGCATCACTAAACATCctaaccactttttttttgcctttgtttgCTCTTCCTCCTTCTGACAGCTACCTCATCTCCGCTTACCACACGCACACCTTCTTGCCTTCTCCCCTCCAAAATATCTCCTCCCTTTGCTAAAATGCTGCCATCCCAGCCACCTCCCTCACTCAGCAAAGCTCAGGTGGGCTCAGTGGAAAGAGCCCGATGCCCTCTCACCTTGTCCCCCTCCAGCCTGGTGGTCAGGTAGGACTAGATTCCCAATTCTACACAATACGCAGCTTAATCCGGTGGTGCAAATGATCAATCACTAGAATCCTTTAGGTTTGAAGATCCAGTCCAAGTCAACTGTTCTGTGCCGATGAAGAGCTTTTCTCTACTGGGATGGGCGGTCCCATTGGTGAGAGCCATCAGCATTCGTTTGTGATCTACACTGCAATTGGTAGTTGAACAGTTTTAAGTATCAAAGTGATGGGATTCCAGCTAGCTCCAGAGCCCACCATTAATAGCTTCCTGGTGTGGAGAGTGGAGCACATGACCGAGTGGAGTATTTCCCCAATGTGCTACGCAGTCTCAGACCTGGAAGGACCCTGTCACCTTCATCTCCCAGTGCTTGTTTACAGTAAGTTCTAAACAAATTCAGGAAGTGGGCAAGTGTAAAATGACACCTTGGGGGAGGTCTGGGGTCTAGATTCTGATTGACTCTTCCATCTTTTGCTCCTGCTTTGTGCAGAGCCTCCAGACAGCGTGTCCCTCAACTTCGTGAAACACACGGGATCATTGTTAGAGCATAGTCGCTACACTCTTCGATGCACCGTCCACAATGTCGCCCCTGCTGGGAATGTCCTTGTGACCTTCTACCGAAGCCAAACTCAACTGGCGACACAACATTCAAACGTGACAGAGAAGACACCGGTGACCGAGGTCTTCCCGCTAgacattgtggccaaaagagAAGACGATGGCGCAGACTACTGGTGTGAGGCTGAACTACAACTGCACCCAACAGGTCAACAGCAGCGTGTGGCGGTTACGTCGGAAAAAGTGAGAACCACTGTGCTGTGTAagtaaaagacaaaagattTGCACACATCAGTTAACCTGAAAGAAATGTGTCGTCGGCTGCTGAGGCCTCAATGTCAATATGCAATTTGAAACCGAATTATACGATGATCTTTTCTCGCGTATCGTTTTGAGGGATTTCTGCTGCTGAAGCACAAGCTCTCTCTTCTCCCCAGTTGGCCCGCAACTGCTTTGTCCTGCAAAGCTGCAAGTAAAGATGGGCGAAAGCTTGCACTGCGACGTGCGAGGAAACCCCGAACCCTCGGTCATCTGGCTCAAAGATGGCCGCCTGGTGATCCCGCCCATCCACTCAACGAGAGCACACGCGGGAAAATACACCGTCTTGGCCATGGGACTTTTTGGACAGACAAATGTGACAGTGGAGGTAGAGGTGGTCACTAGCAGAGGTATATAtatagattttgtttttggtacTTTTCAATTGAGCGTCACGTGTTTAAGATATCTTCCCTTCATAGGAATCACGAGCACCCAAAGAAGACAC
This window harbors:
- the LOC119127663 gene encoding hemicentin-1-like isoform X2, producing MCTPSSLKVTLVLHLFCSATSSPPSQPPPSLSKAQVGSVERARCPLTLSPSSLVVRFEDPVQVNCSVPMKSFSLLGWAVPLLAPEPTINSFLVWRVEHMTEWSISPMCYAVSDLEGPCHLHLPVLVYKPPDSVSLNFVKHTGSLLEHSRYTLRCTVHNVAPAGNVLVTFYRSQTQLATQHSNVTEKTPVTEVFPLDIVAKREDDGADYWCEAELQLHPTGQQQRVAVTSEKVRTTVLFGPQLLCPAKLQVKMGESLHCDVRGNPEPSVIWLKDGRLVIPPIHSTRAHAGKYTVLAMGLFGQTNVTVEVEVVTSRGITSTQRRHFLLATLLALILNLI
- the LOC119127663 gene encoding hemicentin-1-like isoform X1 → MCTPSSLKVTLVLHLFCSATSSPLTTRTPSCLLPSKISPPFAKMLPSQPPPSLSKAQVGSVERARCPLTLSPSSLVVRFEDPVQVNCSVPMKSFSLLGWAVPLLAPEPTINSFLVWRVEHMTEWSISPMCYAVSDLEGPCHLHLPVLVYKPPDSVSLNFVKHTGSLLEHSRYTLRCTVHNVAPAGNVLVTFYRSQTQLATQHSNVTEKTPVTEVFPLDIVAKREDDGADYWCEAELQLHPTGQQQRVAVTSEKVRTTVLFGPQLLCPAKLQVKMGESLHCDVRGNPEPSVIWLKDGRLVIPPIHSTRAHAGKYTVLAMGLFGQTNVTVEVEVVTSRGITSTQRRHFLLATLLALILNLI
- the LOC119125476 gene encoding protein GPR108-like, which produces MAVAHRVGVVAALVLVFLLDGSKARIHKLILKNETRFFVHLNTFGFYANGTLDVNLHSLRIPQQLVNYSAHPVGFSLSRARVSGVLSYTAEETETCPLTLTKVTNNEPLILFLIDINDLSVNVRVLGDQDNILTGKPKTKEKGQRSSRESPAETPAKPAEQAQGDDKSPDETAKSSDKTAKSSDKTADEAKVETNAEAVDQTKEAKTPEKMTTEFQLASTKQLTLALEKVNDTYAFNFHLLLGLLAEGLYNLNFYYCQNMVPGINRPYSFTLEMTEKNPGGFLSAAEIPLSRLYIGMAGVFFVAAMVWVYTLMKHRYSVFKIHWLMAALAFTKSTSLVFHSINYHFINTEGHPIEGWAVMYYITHLLKGALLFITLALIGTGWAFVKYILSDKEKKIFMIVIPLQCLANVAYIIIESTEEGSSEYPLWKEILFLVDLICCGAILFPVVWSIRHLQEASSTDGKAAMNLEKLKLFRHYYVMIVCYIYFTRIIAILLKVTMPFQWQWCYEFLVEVSTLIFFVLTGYKFRPASNNPYLQLPQDEEDEEMDEIVTESGALEGISKVKKTSNGRERQKEATL